The Chlamydia trachomatis A/HAR-13 nucleotide sequence CTCTAATCATAGACGAAGGTTATAGCCGCATTCCTCTGTTCACAAAGAGTATTGATGACATCACAGGAATGGTTCTCGTAAAAGATCTGTCACCTGTTTACTATAAGGATCCTCATACCTCCCAACCTTTATCATCGATCGCCTATCCTCCCTTGTACACACCAGAAATACGTAGAGCCTCTCTACTCTTACAAGAATTTCGTCAAAAACGTTGTCACCTAGCGATTGTCGTTAATGAATACGGATTTACAGAAGGCCTTGTCTCTATGGAAGATATCGTCGAAGAAATCTTTGGCGAAATTGCAGATGAATACGATAACCAAGAAGATGTTCACCACAAAAAAATAGGAAATGCCTGGATTGTAGACGGACGCATGAACATTTCCGATGCCGAAGAGTGCTTTGGACTCCATATAGAACATGAAAGTAGTTACGATACTCTTGGTGGCTATGTATTCCATAAATTGGGTGCCGTACCTGAAAAAGGAATGAAAATTTACTATGAAGATTTTGCTATAGATATCTTATCTTGCTCTGACCGTAGCGTAGAAAAAATGAAAATCACTCCAAGAAGAAGAAAGCCTTTATCTTAAATACAACTACTTCTCAATGAAACACTAGTAAATCACACTCTCTGTAGCTGTTGTCCTAAAATGTATAGCCATAGTAGAAGGGAGATTACGAAAAGGTGCTTTTGATCGTGATATTTCATGCCTTTTCGTGCAATCTCTAGAATATAGTGCAGCCCTTTTAACTACTTAATCTTAGGAGCCCTATCCCAATGAGTAACTTTCAGAAAGAAGAACAAGGCCAAACAGGCATCCTTCATTTACAAGGGAAACTCGATGGTGTCTCCTCTCCAGCTGTACAAGAAAGTATTTCTGAATCTCTTTCCAATGGCATGAAAAACATTATTCTGGACTGCGGAGATTTAGATTACATATCTAGTGCAGGTATCCGCGTGCTTTTACAAAGCTATCACCAAGTAGGGAAAAATGCAGGGAAAATTGCTCTCACTTCTGTCTCTAAAACA carries:
- a CDS encoding anti-sigma factor antagonist; its protein translation is MSNFQKEEQGQTGILHLQGKLDGVSSPAVQESISESLSNGMKNIILDCGDLDYISSAGIRVLLQSYHQVGKNAGKIALTSVSKTVEQTLYVTGFLSYFKVFDSVNEALQALAKENS
- a CDS encoding hemolysin family protein → MLYILLAIIVLFLFLGSATHRRASISAYGREGLPPFSSCPKVLPLLCLIYGMLGAPVYQYIHNFFSLSPSIFWLIFLSFALVIYKFLPLCPGYSDDSFSYKVSSSTVKTLENCLAGFKTPSITAMQQTPPPEPPNELSTNISCLDHMIAREIMTPKADIFALQGDTPISQAFPLIIDEGYSRIPLFTKSIDDITGMVLVKDLSPVYYKDPHTSQPLSSIAYPPLYTPEIRRASLLLQEFRQKRCHLAIVVNEYGFTEGLVSMEDIVEEIFGEIADEYDNQEDVHHKKIGNAWIVDGRMNISDAEECFGLHIEHESSYDTLGGYVFHKLGAVPEKGMKIYYEDFAIDILSCSDRSVEKMKITPRRRKPLS